Genomic DNA from Planctomycetota bacterium:
AGTATTCCAGGTCTTTCCCTTTCGGGTCAGGTATGCGCCATTCAATGTAATGTTGGGCTGGAACAGCCGGACAAGCGTCGCCGCAACCCATTGAAACGACATAGTCAATCGGACCCGGCGGTATTTTATCAAAACCTTTGGATACGGCCTGGGAAATATCAATATTTTTCTCTTTCATCACCTGGATGGCCAGGGGGTCAACCAGCCCGGCCGGTTTGGAGCCGGCGCTAAAGGCCTCTATCTTATCGCCGGCCATGACCCGGGCAAAACCCTCGGCCATCTGGCTGCGGGCCGCATTGCCGATACATAAAAATAGCACTCGTTTCATTATACGGATAATTTATAGCCCACGCCCCGGACGGTCTCGATGGCCGAGCCGGACTTGCCGAGTTTCTTTCTGAGCGATGCGATATGGACGTCAATGGTCCGGTCAATGACCATGGCCTCGTCGCCCCGGCCGGCCGTAATCAGGTCGTCCCGGGAGATGACCTGGCCCCGATGGTTAACCAGATACCAGAGCAGGTTGAATTCGGTATTGGTCAAATCCACTCGCTTATTCTTAACCTCAACCGCCCGGCCTTTATAATCAATGGAGATATCATCTATTTTAAGCGTTTCTTTGAGTTTGGCCGGTTCGGACCGGCGCAGGACGGCCTTGACCCGGGCCACCATCTCGCGCGGGCTGAAGGGCTTGGTGATATAATCATCCGCGCCCAGTTCCAGGCCGATGACCTTGTCGGTCTCCTGGGCCTTGGCCGTCAGCATGACCACCGGGATACGGGCCGTTTCGGCCGCGGCTTTCAGGCGCTTGCAGACCTCCAGGCCGTCCAGCTTGGGCATCATGATATCCAGCAGAATCAGGTCCGGCTTGTGTTTCAGGGCGATGTCCAGGCCTTCAATGCCGTTCTTGGCGCCGATGACCAGATAGCCCTCCTTGGACAGGTGGTGGTCGACCAGTTTTATCAGGTCTTTCTCGTCGTCTATGACCAGAACGGTTTTCATAGTAGGATTTTCCTGCCGAATGCTAACCGGCATATCGAAATCTGATGACATCATATAATTAATCCTTTTGGCTAATCAACATAAATAAGCGCTATTACGAGAAGAGCATGACGATTTTCGTGGTCAGATAGGCAATCAGGCCGCAGCAGGGGAAGGTCAGAATCCAGGCCAGGACCATCCGGCCGGAGACGCCCCAGCGCACGGCGGACAGGCGCCGGGTGGCGCCCACGCCCATGATGGCCGTGTTTATGGTGTGGGTGGTGGACAGCGGGATGCCCAGAAAAGAGGCAATCATGATAGTGCCGGCCGCGCCGGTCTCGGCCGCGAATCCGTTGACCGGTTCCAGTTTGGTCAGCTTAAAGCCCATGGTCTTCATGATTTTCCAGCCGCCAAAGGCCGTGCCGGTGGCCATTATAAGAGAGCAGATGATAAAAATCCAGATGGGCACGTGGAATCCCTGGCTCTTGAATACCTCCATGGGAATGACGCCGCCCAGGGCCAGGGCCAGGGCGAAGACGCCGATGAATTTCTGGCCGTCGTTGCTGCCGTGGCTGAAGGCCATGAAGGCCGAGGATAGAATCTGGGCCCGGCCGAATATCTTTACGCCGGTGGAGCGCTGCAGCCGGTTAAATATCAGATAAATCAGGAGCATGATGATAAGTCCGCCGAAAAAGCCCAGGAAGGTGGAAAAGGCCAGCCCGATCAGGACCTTTTTCCAGCCGACCCAGAGCAGAACGGCCGGTCCGGCCTTGGCTAATGCGGCGCCGGCCAGACCGGCCACCAGGGCGTGCGATTCGCTGGTCGGCAGTCCGAAATACCAGGCGCCGGTGGAGAATATGATGATGCCCAGCATGGCCGCTCCGATGGTGGTCAGGTTGATGATTGAGGGGTCAACAATGCCCTTGCCGATGGTCAAGGCCACGGCCGTGCCGGTCAGCAAGACCCCGGCCATATTGAGCACCACGGTCATAAGTAATGCCTGGGCCGGTGACATAACCCGGGTCGAGACCACGGTGGCCATGGCATTGGGCGCGTCGGTCCAGCCGTTGACAAACTCGGCCCAGAGAATCAGGAGCAGAACCAGAACCAATCCGGTTGATATTTCAGGCATATTTATTCCTCCGTTTCACGGCCGGCTATCCGGCGCTACGAATATTTTAACACAATCCCTTCTATGACATTAGCCACGTCTTCACAGCGGTCTGTGGCTGATTCCAGAATCTGGTAAATTTCCTTCCATTTGATTATTTTAATTGCGTCATTGGCGGCAAAGAGATTAATCATGGCCTGATGCATCAATTTATCGCCTTCATTTTCAATGGTATTGATTTCCACGCAATGGGTAATCACCTCTTTGCTGTTACTCAGCTTTCTCAGGCAGGCTATGGCCGGGACGATAATATCGGTGGCCCGAATCAGCAGTTGGGCGAATGACTTGGCTTCGGGCGTGACAGCGTCTATCTTATAAAGGGCCAGGCGGCTGGCCGCGCCGTCTATCAGGTCGATGATGTCGTCCAGTTTGGTGCCCAGATTGTGGATATCCTCGCGGTCAATTGGGGTAACAAAGGTTTTGTTAATCATTTCAATGGTCTGGTGGGTGAGCATATCGCCCTGATGCTCGATATCCTTGATGGCCTTGACCTTGGCTTCCATATCAGCCGGGAATGAATCCAGCAGGTCAGCCAGGGCCCGGGCGCCCAGCGCCACGTTGGCGGCCGATTTCTCCAGCATTTCGAAGAACACCTTGTCTTTGTTTATCAGCGAACTAAACATATTCATTCCTTTCTTGAACATCTGGCGCCGAAAGCATTCGGGGCCACTTTATTTTCTCTGCCATAAATATAGAAAAGATGTGTTAAGGAATTATAAAGAATATATTAAATCTTGGTGAAGGGGTTTGGATGCGGCTTTAGAGCAGGAGTTGCTTTACCACTTCCCGGTCATCAAACGGTTTGACCGTGTCTTTGAATATCTGGTAGGTCGATAATTCCGGTTACACAATACCTAATCGGCTATAACCTGCCGGGCTACAGATAATTGGTCAACATCATCGGAGACCGGATATACTTGTATTCGTATTTAGTCGC
This window encodes:
- a CDS encoding inorganic phosphate transporter — protein: MPEISTGLVLVLLLILWAEFVNGWTDAPNAMATVVSTRVMSPAQALLMTVVLNMAGVLLTGTAVALTIGKGIVDPSIINLTTIGAAMLGIIIFSTGAWYFGLPTSESHALVAGLAGAALAKAGPAVLLWVGWKKVLIGLAFSTFLGFFGGLIIMLLIYLIFNRLQRSTGVKIFGRAQILSSAFMAFSHGSNDGQKFIGVFALALALGGVIPMEVFKSQGFHVPIWIFIICSLIMATGTAFGGWKIMKTMGFKLTKLEPVNGFAAETGAAGTIMIASFLGIPLSTTHTINTAIMGVGATRRLSAVRWGVSGRMVLAWILTFPCCGLIAYLTTKIVMLFS
- a CDS encoding DUF47 domain-containing protein, which produces MFSSLINKDKVFFEMLEKSAANVALGARALADLLDSFPADMEAKVKAIKDIEHQGDMLTHQTIEMINKTFVTPIDREDIHNLGTKLDDIIDLIDGAASRLALYKIDAVTPEAKSFAQLLIRATDIIVPAIACLRKLSNSKEVITHCVEINTIENEGDKLMHQAMINLFAANDAIKIIKWKEIYQILESATDRCEDVANVIEGIVLKYS
- a CDS encoding response regulator; translated protein: MKTVLVIDDEKDLIKLVDHHLSKEGYLVIGAKNGIEGLDIALKHKPDLILLDIMMPKLDGLEVCKRLKAAAETARIPVVMLTAKAQETDKVIGLELGADDYITKPFSPREMVARVKAVLRRSEPAKLKETLKIDDISIDYKGRAVEVKNKRVDLTNTEFNLLWYLVNHRGQVISRDDLITAGRGDEAMVIDRTIDVHIASLRKKLGKSGSAIETVRGVGYKLSV
- a CDS encoding arsenate reductase ArsC, with translation MKRVLFLCIGNAARSQMAEGFARVMAGDKIEAFSAGSKPAGLVDPLAIQVMKEKNIDISQAVSKGFDKIPPGPIDYVVSMGCGDACPAVPAQHYIEWRIPDPKGKDLEYFRNISDEIERQVKKLLKLIRE